The Geodermatophilaceae bacterium NBWT11 genome has a segment encoding these proteins:
- a CDS encoding ATP-binding cassette domain-containing protein → MRALDGVDLTLPAGRHLALVGSSGAGKSSLLRVLLGLDTPDAGTVRAFDRPVVPGPAGALRWLRAAVGVVLQDAGGSLDPRWTVGRVVAEPLRLLAVPGDHPGRVADVLAAVGLDPAVAGSRPGSLSGGQRTRVALARALAARPRLLVADEVLSGADVVLRRQLLDLLLGLATDEGLQLLLVTHDLAVAAALGGDVAVLDAGRVVEQGPSAAVLRSPAHPATAGLVDAVLRLPA, encoded by the coding sequence GTGCGGGCCCTGGACGGCGTCGACCTGACGCTGCCGGCCGGCCGACACCTGGCCCTGGTCGGCAGCTCGGGGGCGGGCAAGAGCAGCCTGCTCCGGGTGCTGCTGGGCCTGGACACCCCCGACGCCGGCACCGTCCGGGCCTTCGACCGGCCGGTCGTGCCCGGTCCCGCCGGCGCGCTGCGCTGGCTGCGGGCCGCGGTCGGGGTGGTGCTGCAGGACGCCGGCGGGTCGCTGGACCCCCGGTGGACGGTGGGCCGGGTCGTCGCCGAGCCGCTGCGGCTGCTCGCCGTCCCCGGCGACCACCCCGGCCGGGTGGCGGACGTGCTGGCCGCCGTCGGCCTCGACCCGGCCGTCGCCGGGTCACGACCGGGGTCGCTGTCGGGCGGCCAGCGCACCCGGGTGGCGCTGGCCCGGGCGCTAGCGGCCCGGCCCCGGCTGCTGGTCGCCGACGAGGTGCTCAGCGGCGCGGACGTCGTGCTGCGCCGGCAGTTGCTCGACCTGCTCCTCGGGCTGGCCACGGACGAGGGCCTGCAGCTGCTGCTGGTCACCCACGACCTGGCCGTGGCGGCCGCGCTCGGCGGGGACGTCGCGGTGCTGGACGCGGGTCGCGTCGTCGAGCAGGGCCCGAGCGCCGCGGTGCTGCGCTCCCCCGCTCACCCGGCCACCGCCGGACTGGTCGACGCCGTCCTGCGTCTGCCCGCGTGA
- a CDS encoding ABC transporter ATP-binding protein, with protein sequence MGAVDHHRRDRTPVTPLAELTALEVAAGRRRLVGPVDLRVEDGERVGVVGPSGSGKSLTVAALLGDLPPGTRATGRARVAGVDLLDALPRDLAALRGRVTAAVVQDSATALDPLARVGHQVGLPARRVRGLSRTAARAETLDLLGRLGFADPAAVAGAWPAQLSGGQRQRVSLAVALAARPRLLVADEPTTALDTVAQATVLRLLGAVLDAPGAPALVLVSHDLAVVAQLCDRVVVLAGGRVVEAAPTATLLAAPQHPVTRSLVAAARAAEPATGVGA encoded by the coding sequence GTGGGAGCGGTCGATCATCACCGTCGAGACCGCACTCCGGTGACGCCGCTGGCCGAGCTGACCGCCCTGGAGGTCGCCGCCGGTCGCCGACGGCTGGTCGGCCCGGTGGACCTGCGGGTCGAGGACGGCGAACGGGTCGGCGTGGTCGGCCCCTCGGGGTCGGGCAAGTCGCTGACGGTCGCAGCCCTGCTCGGGGACCTGCCACCGGGCACCCGGGCCACCGGCCGGGCGCGGGTGGCCGGGGTCGACCTGCTCGACGCCCTGCCGAGGGACCTGGCCGCGCTGCGCGGCCGGGTGACCGCCGCGGTGGTGCAGGACAGCGCCACCGCGCTGGACCCGCTGGCCCGGGTGGGCCACCAGGTCGGGCTGCCCGCACGCCGGGTGCGCGGGCTGTCCCGGACTGCGGCCCGGGCGGAGACCCTGGACCTGCTGGGCCGCCTCGGGTTCGCCGACCCCGCGGCGGTCGCCGGTGCCTGGCCGGCCCAGTTGTCCGGGGGCCAACGGCAGCGGGTCTCGCTGGCGGTGGCGCTCGCGGCCCGGCCCCGGCTGCTGGTGGCCGACGAGCCGACGACGGCGCTGGACACGGTCGCCCAGGCCACCGTGCTCCGGCTGCTCGGCGCCGTGCTCGACGCCCCCGGCGCGCCCGCGCTGGTGCTGGTCAGCCACGACCTCGCCGTGGTCGCGCAGCTCTGCGACCGGGTGGTGGTGCTGGCCGGTGGCCGGGTGGTGGAGGCAGCACCCACCGCGACCCTGCTGGCCGCCCCGCAGCACCCGGTCACCCGGTCCCTGGTGGCCGCGGCCCGGGCCGCCGAACCGGCCACCGGGGTGGGTGCGTGA
- a CDS encoding SpoIIE family protein phosphatase codes for MDTTTTVPVDRDHVTSRRQFDRTGGTVVVGLPVTPARPAVSDPALERFARLVRRQLGVPTALVTLVSADEQVFPGALGLPEPWQTTRRTPLTHSFCQHVVLAAKPLVIEDARLDPLVQDNLAIVDLQVVAYAGWPLTAADGSVVGSLCAIDSVPRQWAEEDLAVLADLAGACSSQLQLLASQDAAGQAAVLADAANQRLAVLAQASNDLADAEGWDDLDRVIKQLPELLVPTLADGCVISLRGEDGRFSDHAWWHREEVRGTVLSQWVGLRHQVMPAHSPLRQVLDTGRPQSTDSRTVAAMLPAGPARELLEQLGDTRWFHAPIRGRNTMLGVLTVFSSQARPSLAEEEVTVRGIAGRVGLAMDNQRLAHAQEQLTERLQRSLLTDPPQPDHGEIVVRYQPAAESAKVGGDWYDAFIQPGGTTMIAIGDVAGHDSVAAATMGQLRGLVRGIAAFSDARPARVLQGVDHAKDILMIDGLATLALARFEQTPHEVEEGTTRMVFSNAGHPPPLILHPDGTAEFLTPDGTAEMLVGAQVEVVRTDRTVVLEREATVLLYTDGLVERRDSDLDAGQQRLLDLALQLTAGTLEELCEGILDGMGTAEYDDDIALVAVRLHPQDRPRPAEAGPNVVPDSAPEPAHPAQ; via the coding sequence ATGGACACGACCACTACTGTCCCGGTTGATCGTGATCACGTGACATCCCGTCGCCAGTTCGATCGGACGGGAGGGACGGTGGTCGTGGGCCTGCCGGTCACTCCCGCTCGGCCGGCGGTGTCAGATCCAGCGCTGGAGCGATTCGCTCGCCTGGTTCGCCGGCAGTTGGGCGTACCCACCGCGCTGGTCACGCTGGTCTCAGCAGACGAGCAGGTGTTTCCCGGGGCCCTGGGGCTGCCCGAGCCGTGGCAGACCACACGTCGCACACCACTGACCCACTCGTTCTGCCAGCACGTCGTGCTGGCAGCGAAGCCGTTGGTGATCGAGGATGCGCGGCTGGATCCCCTGGTCCAGGACAACCTGGCCATCGTCGACCTCCAGGTGGTGGCCTACGCCGGCTGGCCACTGACGGCCGCCGATGGTTCGGTCGTGGGCTCGTTGTGCGCCATCGACTCGGTGCCCAGACAGTGGGCCGAGGAGGACCTGGCGGTCCTGGCCGACCTGGCCGGGGCGTGCAGTTCCCAACTCCAACTGCTGGCCTCCCAGGACGCAGCCGGCCAGGCCGCAGTACTCGCCGACGCGGCCAACCAGCGGCTGGCCGTCCTCGCCCAGGCCAGCAACGACCTGGCCGACGCCGAGGGATGGGATGACCTGGATCGGGTGATCAAGCAGCTGCCCGAGCTCCTGGTCCCGACCCTGGCGGATGGGTGCGTCATCTCCCTGCGCGGGGAGGACGGCAGGTTCAGCGACCACGCCTGGTGGCACCGCGAGGAGGTCCGAGGCACGGTGCTCTCGCAGTGGGTGGGTCTGCGGCACCAGGTCATGCCCGCACACTCGCCGCTGCGCCAGGTCCTCGACACCGGGAGACCGCAGAGCACTGATTCCCGGACGGTGGCAGCGATGCTGCCCGCGGGCCCGGCTCGTGAACTGCTCGAGCAGTTGGGCGACACCCGCTGGTTCCACGCACCGATCCGGGGCCGCAACACCATGTTGGGGGTGCTCACGGTGTTCTCCTCCCAGGCTCGCCCGAGCCTGGCCGAGGAGGAGGTCACCGTGCGGGGCATCGCGGGCCGGGTGGGCCTGGCCATGGACAACCAGCGGCTGGCCCACGCCCAGGAGCAGCTCACCGAGAGGCTCCAGCGCAGCCTGCTCACCGATCCCCCGCAGCCCGACCACGGCGAGATCGTCGTCCGGTACCAGCCTGCCGCGGAGTCGGCCAAGGTCGGCGGAGACTGGTACGACGCCTTCATCCAACCCGGCGGGACCACGATGATCGCCATCGGCGACGTCGCCGGCCACGACTCCGTCGCCGCAGCGACCATGGGCCAGCTGCGTGGCCTGGTCCGGGGGATCGCGGCGTTCAGCGACGCCCGCCCCGCCCGGGTGCTGCAAGGCGTCGACCACGCCAAGGACATCCTCATGATCGACGGTCTGGCCACCTTGGCGCTCGCCCGGTTCGAGCAGACCCCGCACGAGGTCGAGGAGGGCACCACCCGCATGGTGTTCTCCAACGCCGGCCACCCACCACCGCTGATCCTGCATCCCGACGGCACCGCTGAGTTCCTCACCCCGGACGGCACGGCGGAGATGCTGGTGGGGGCACAGGTCGAGGTCGTCCGCACCGACCGCACCGTGGTGCTGGAGCGAGAGGCCACCGTGCTGCTGTACACGGACGGCCTGGTGGAGCGGCGCGATTCCGACCTCGATGCGGGTCAGCAGCGGCTCCTCGATCTGGCCCTGCAGCTCACGGCCGGGACCCTGGAGGAGCTGTGCGAGGGGATCCTGGACGGCATGGGCACCGCCGAGTACGACGACGACATCGCCCTGGTCGCTGTACGGCTGCACCCACAAGACCGCCCCCGCCCTGCCGAAGCGGGACCCAACGTCGTGCCGGACTCCGCACCCGAACCGGCTCACCCCGCGCAATGA
- a CDS encoding TetR/AcrR family transcriptional regulator, protein MARSPDMRIRILDTALRLLTEGGRDAVSARAVTAALAIQAPTMYRIFGDMQGLLDAVAVHGFTTHMATWTGWESGADPVDVIRRGWDAHIDWGVANPHVYAIAYGEARPGVISPASAAIDDILRTLVEQAAAAGLLRLPVDQAVSTLRAIGAGVVLTLIATPEIQRDHGLSERSREAALRTILIDPHSSPRVRDSGAAMQLKTQLPDTTALSAHEKALLGDWLDRIAANS, encoded by the coding sequence GTGGCGCGTTCACCGGACATGCGCATCCGCATCCTGGACACGGCGTTGCGCCTGCTCACCGAGGGCGGGCGCGACGCGGTCTCCGCGCGCGCGGTGACCGCGGCCCTGGCCATCCAGGCACCCACGATGTACCGGATCTTCGGTGACATGCAGGGCCTCTTGGACGCCGTCGCGGTGCACGGGTTCACCACGCACATGGCCACCTGGACGGGCTGGGAGTCCGGCGCAGACCCCGTCGACGTGATCCGCCGGGGCTGGGACGCGCACATCGACTGGGGCGTGGCCAACCCGCACGTCTACGCCATCGCCTACGGCGAGGCCCGCCCCGGTGTGATCTCCCCGGCCTCGGCGGCCATCGACGACATCCTCCGCACCCTGGTCGAGCAGGCTGCCGCCGCCGGCCTTCTCCGCCTGCCGGTCGACCAGGCCGTGAGCACCCTGCGTGCGATCGGGGCGGGCGTGGTCCTCACCCTCATCGCCACCCCTGAGATCCAACGCGACCACGGGTTGAGCGAACGAAGCCGCGAAGCAGCGCTACGCACCATCCTCATCGACCCCCACTCCTCGCCCCGGGTCCGGGACTCTGGCGCAGCCATGCAGCTCAAGACGCAGCTGCCCGACACCACCGCGCTCAGCGCCCACGAGAAGGCCCTGCTCGGAGACTGGCTCGACCGCATCGCAGCGAACAGCTGA
- a CDS encoding ABC transporter substrate-binding protein, with the protein MSAASWVGPDDGCPPRSRPLSSPCRGHPTAREERAVPVPFPRPALAAAGLAAALVLGACGSTTAGAEGRIRLAYAFVPVAGLSPYSDDAVIGYGIGATETLVSLDPAGAPQPVLAESWTRVDPLTWRFDLRPDVVFQDGTQLTADVVAESLQHAVDAQPTPRALSGVELGVATDGADAVVLTTTAPDPVLPQRLTSPELVVLSPAAYADPASPDLVGTGTGPYELTALEGTSGATLDAFPGHWAGAPAADGVDVSFLSEGSSRTAALRADEVDVAQALPVSQLATLGDQDELLSVPLPRTVALHLTTTSPVFGDPGLRETARRAVADLDLAGTVFEGQADAPQGLFGPTSTWAADRTAPTYPDPVAAGGQRVTLATFSDRAEMPEVATALADALRTAGFEVELVVRLYTELEEDLLAGTYDAVLMSRSYGQDTADPLSYLSSDVGCAGGYNLSLYCDPAVDAELAAGSRLTDVTARTAVALDVERTVLGSAAVVPVVHDRTRFGVAAGLTGLASDPWERSIITVETALR; encoded by the coding sequence CTGTCGGCGGCCTCGTGGGTGGGCCCGGACGACGGCTGCCCCCCGCGCAGCCGCCCCCTCTCCTCCCCGTGCCGTGGACACCCCACCGCTCGCGAGGAGAGAGCCGTGCCCGTCCCGTTCCCCCGTCCCGCCCTGGCCGCAGCAGGGCTGGCCGCCGCCCTGGTGCTCGGCGCCTGCGGGTCCACCACCGCTGGCGCCGAGGGCCGCATCCGGCTGGCCTACGCCTTCGTCCCGGTCGCCGGGCTCTCGCCCTACAGCGACGACGCCGTCATCGGCTACGGCATCGGCGCCACCGAGACGCTGGTCTCGCTCGACCCGGCCGGCGCCCCGCAGCCGGTGCTGGCCGAGTCCTGGACCCGGGTCGACCCGCTGACCTGGCGGTTCGACCTGCGCCCCGACGTGGTGTTCCAGGACGGCACGCAGCTGACCGCCGACGTCGTCGCCGAGAGCCTGCAGCACGCCGTGGACGCCCAGCCGACCCCGCGGGCGCTGTCCGGGGTCGAGCTGGGCGTCGCCACCGACGGTGCCGACGCCGTCGTGCTCACCACCACCGCCCCGGACCCGGTGCTGCCGCAGCGGCTGACCTCCCCGGAACTGGTCGTGCTGTCCCCCGCGGCCTACGCCGACCCGGCGAGCCCGGACCTGGTGGGCACCGGCACCGGGCCCTACGAGCTGACCGCGCTCGAGGGCACCTCCGGCGCCACGCTGGACGCCTTCCCCGGACACTGGGCCGGCGCCCCGGCCGCGGACGGCGTGGACGTGTCGTTCCTGTCCGAGGGCTCGTCCCGGACGGCGGCCCTGCGCGCCGACGAGGTCGACGTCGCCCAGGCCCTGCCGGTCAGCCAGCTGGCCACCCTCGGCGACCAGGACGAGCTGCTCAGCGTGCCGTTGCCGCGCACGGTCGCACTGCACCTGACCACGACCTCTCCGGTGTTCGGTGACCCCGGCCTGCGGGAGACCGCGCGGCGGGCCGTCGCCGACCTGGACCTCGCCGGCACGGTCTTCGAGGGCCAGGCCGACGCCCCGCAGGGCCTGTTCGGGCCCACCTCGACGTGGGCGGCGGACCGGACCGCGCCGACGTACCCGGACCCGGTGGCGGCCGGCGGGCAGCGGGTCACCCTGGCCACGTTCTCCGACCGGGCCGAGATGCCCGAGGTGGCCACCGCGCTGGCCGACGCGCTGCGCACCGCGGGCTTCGAGGTGGAGCTGGTCGTCCGGCTGTACACCGAGCTCGAGGAGGACCTGCTGGCCGGCACGTACGACGCGGTGCTGATGAGCCGCTCCTACGGCCAGGACACCGCCGACCCGCTCTCCTACCTGTCCTCGGACGTGGGCTGCGCGGGCGGCTACAACCTGTCGCTGTACTGCGACCCGGCGGTGGACGCCGAGCTGGCCGCGGGTTCCCGGCTCACCGACGTGACCGCCCGCACCGCCGTGGCCCTCGACGTCGAGCGCACCGTGCTGGGGTCGGCCGCGGTCGTGCCGGTGGTGCACGACCGCACCCGGTTCGGGGTGGCCGCGGGCCTCACGGGCCTGGCGAGCGACCCGTGGGAGCGGTCGATCATCACCGTCGAGACCGCACTCCGGTGA
- a CDS encoding ABC transporter permease subunit: MRPLRSGLTVLGTVLVLVLAVAALPWLRDEDPAATVLRTLYRERVPDPAVVADLRRELRLPDDPWQGAWTWLSGALRGDLGVSWVDRDPVGPEVARALAVSAGLAGAALAVAVLVTAALLLPATARAVRRGGPLGARAGALPTLLGALPEVVLGVVLLAVLGTAAGWLPTSGWGTPAQVVLPALALGLPSGGLLARVLGASVDGALAEPWVRTARLNGAGTRAVLGSVTRPAGAVAAPQLALVAVGLLGSSVAVEQLFAVPGAGRTALRAVLAQDLPLLQGCVLALVLTGLLLGLAGSWAHRALLRPAAGAGDHVVPVPVPAARTLVPLLVAGGLVLVVAVGLVRGGGGVVLGDRLATPSAAHPFGADAVGRDVLARFAQGAVLTVGVGLAVSLFALVVALAVAATARDTRPGVADVLNALPAVLVGVAVTGVTGPGLLPAAAGVAAVAWVPLAVHGRALVVQGLASGPVRAAELAGATRRQALVAHVLPAVVGPLTRHAAARVPAVSLSLAALSFLGLGAAQDSPEWGAMLAESLDYLERAPWTVAAPVLGLLAVGVVAGTASVPRRRC, encoded by the coding sequence GTGAGGCCCCTGCGCAGCGGGCTCACGGTCCTCGGCACCGTGCTGGTGCTCGTGCTGGCGGTCGCCGCCCTGCCGTGGCTTCGGGACGAGGACCCGGCGGCCACGGTGCTGCGCACCCTCTACCGGGAGCGGGTGCCCGACCCGGCGGTGGTCGCCGACCTGCGCCGGGAGCTGCGGCTGCCCGACGACCCGTGGCAGGGCGCCTGGACCTGGCTGTCCGGAGCACTGCGCGGGGACCTCGGGGTGAGCTGGGTCGATCGCGACCCGGTCGGCCCCGAGGTGGCCCGGGCCCTGGCGGTCTCGGCCGGGCTGGCCGGGGCCGCGCTCGCGGTCGCGGTGCTGGTGACGGCGGCCCTGCTGCTGCCGGCCACCGCCCGAGCGGTACGCCGGGGTGGCCCGCTCGGCGCACGGGCCGGGGCGCTGCCCACCCTGCTCGGCGCGCTGCCCGAGGTGGTGCTGGGCGTCGTCCTGCTCGCCGTGCTGGGGACGGCCGCCGGCTGGCTGCCGACCTCCGGCTGGGGCACCCCCGCGCAGGTGGTGCTGCCCGCGCTGGCCCTGGGGCTGCCCTCGGGCGGGCTGCTCGCCCGGGTGCTGGGTGCCTCGGTGGACGGTGCGCTGGCCGAGCCGTGGGTGCGCACGGCCCGGCTGAACGGAGCCGGCACGCGGGCGGTGCTGGGGTCGGTGACCCGACCGGCCGGCGCCGTCGCCGCCCCCCAGCTGGCCCTGGTGGCGGTCGGGCTGCTCGGGTCCTCGGTGGCCGTCGAGCAGCTCTTCGCCGTCCCGGGGGCCGGCCGGACGGCGCTGCGGGCGGTGCTGGCCCAGGACCTGCCGCTGCTGCAGGGCTGCGTGCTGGCGCTGGTGCTCACCGGCCTGCTGCTGGGGCTGGCGGGGAGCTGGGCCCACCGGGCGCTGCTGCGGCCGGCGGCGGGGGCCGGCGACCACGTCGTCCCGGTGCCCGTACCGGCCGCGCGCACCCTGGTGCCGCTGCTGGTCGCCGGTGGGCTCGTCCTCGTGGTCGCCGTCGGGCTGGTCCGCGGCGGCGGCGGGGTGGTGCTGGGCGACCGGCTGGCCACCCCGTCGGCCGCCCACCCGTTCGGCGCCGACGCGGTGGGCCGGGACGTGCTGGCCCGGTTCGCCCAGGGTGCGGTGCTGACCGTGGGGGTGGGGCTGGCGGTGAGCTTGTTCGCCCTGGTGGTCGCGCTCGCCGTCGCCGCCACCGCCCGGGACACCCGGCCCGGGGTGGCCGACGTGCTCAACGCGCTGCCCGCGGTGCTGGTGGGGGTCGCGGTGACCGGGGTGACCGGTCCCGGCCTGCTGCCCGCCGCGGCCGGGGTGGCCGCGGTCGCCTGGGTGCCGCTGGCCGTGCACGGCCGGGCGCTGGTGGTGCAGGGCCTGGCGTCCGGGCCGGTCCGGGCCGCCGAGCTGGCCGGTGCGACCCGGCGTCAGGCGCTGGTCGCCCACGTGCTGCCCGCCGTGGTCGGACCGCTGACCCGGCATGCTGCCGCACGGGTTCCTGCGGTCTCGCTGTCCCTGGCCGCGCTCAGCTTCCTCGGCCTGGGCGCCGCGCAGGACTCCCCCGAGTGGGGCGCGATGCTGGCCGAGTCCCTCGACTACCTGGAACGGGCACCCTGGACCGTGGCCGCCCCGGTGCTCGGACTGCTCGCTGTCGGTGTCGTCGCGGGCACCGCCTCAGTGCCCCGCCGTCGCTGCTGA
- a CDS encoding acyl-CoA dehydrogenase — translation MRRTVLDADHRDLATSFGRWLDAEVVDQYDAWGAAGRVPRPVFDRLGELGFLGLAVPEELGGGGTEDFRFNAVLNEESSRRGLNAFSLSFTMQNDVALPYLLELCTEEQRARWLPGVASGALVLGIAMSEPRAGSDLAGVGTRATRDGDVYRVSGSKTFITNGLNADLVITVVRTGTAGTHGDLSLLVVENGVEGYTRGRTLDKMGMKAQDTCELFFDEAVVPVANRLGEEGQGFRYLTRNLAQERLSIAIGNVASARGVVDRTLAYVTQREAFGQAVGTFQNSRFSLADCSTEVAVTQAFVDQCLAAHVAGELSPQDAAMAKLWASESLGRVVDACLQLHGGYGYVHDFPIARDYADARIARIYGGTSEIMREIIGRGLGLGEKRS, via the coding sequence GTGCGCCGCACCGTCCTGGACGCCGACCACCGCGACCTCGCAACGTCCTTCGGCCGCTGGCTCGACGCCGAGGTCGTGGACCAGTACGACGCCTGGGGTGCCGCCGGCCGGGTGCCGCGCCCGGTGTTCGACCGGCTCGGCGAGCTGGGGTTCCTGGGGCTCGCCGTCCCGGAGGAGCTCGGCGGCGGGGGCACCGAGGACTTCCGGTTCAACGCCGTGCTGAACGAGGAGTCCTCCCGGCGCGGGCTGAACGCGTTCTCGTTGAGCTTCACCATGCAGAACGACGTCGCCCTGCCCTACCTGCTGGAGCTGTGCACCGAGGAGCAGCGGGCGCGGTGGCTGCCCGGGGTGGCCTCGGGCGCACTCGTGCTGGGGATCGCGATGAGCGAGCCGCGGGCCGGCTCGGACCTGGCCGGGGTGGGCACCCGGGCGACCCGCGACGGCGACGTCTACCGGGTGTCGGGGTCCAAGACGTTCATCACCAACGGCCTGAACGCCGACCTGGTCATCACCGTCGTCCGCACGGGGACCGCCGGGACGCACGGTGACCTCAGCCTGCTGGTCGTGGAGAACGGGGTTGAGGGGTACACCCGGGGCCGCACGCTGGACAAGATGGGCATGAAGGCCCAGGACACCTGCGAGCTCTTCTTCGACGAGGCCGTCGTGCCGGTGGCGAACCGGCTGGGGGAGGAAGGCCAGGGCTTCCGGTACCTCACCCGCAACCTCGCGCAGGAGCGGCTCTCGATCGCGATCGGCAACGTCGCCAGCGCCCGCGGCGTGGTCGACCGGACGCTCGCCTACGTCACCCAGCGGGAGGCGTTCGGACAGGCGGTCGGCACCTTCCAGAACTCGCGTTTCTCCCTCGCCGACTGCTCGACCGAGGTCGCGGTCACCCAGGCGTTCGTCGACCAGTGCCTGGCCGCGCACGTGGCGGGCGAGCTCTCCCCGCAGGACGCCGCGATGGCCAAGTTGTGGGCGTCGGAGTCGCTGGGCCGGGTGGTCGATGCCTGCCTTCAGCTGCACGGGGGCTACGGCTACGTGCACGACTTCCCCATCGCCCGGGACTACGCCGACGCCCGGATCGCGCGGATCTACGGCGGGACCAGCGAGATCATGCGGGAGATCATCGGCCGGGGCCTCGGGCTCGGCGAGAAGCGCAGCTGA